The genomic window CAGCAACGTCCCGAAAATAACCGTCCCCAAAACAACACAAAAAGTTATCCCAAGATAAGGGAAAATCGATTTTAGTGAAGTAAAAATTTTAGTTACGTCAAAAGGTCTTGTCATTCTGTCACAATCATTTTGTCACAAAGTCAAAAACATTTTCGCCAAAATATTTTTGCGAAAGCTTGTCTATTGTCCCGTTCTGCTGCAAAATTTTCACTGCGGCATCATAATCTGCAACAAGTTTGGTTTCATTTTTATTGAAAAGCGGCCATGTAGGGATTCCCTTGTATGGAATATAAGACAATTTATCTGCGAATTTATGATAAGGGCCTTTTTCTTTCAATACATTTTTTTCAAAAGAAAGTTTAAGAACTAAATATCCATCGTATCGCCCTTCCAAAACCCAAAGATATGAATCTGCAATATCAAAAACATCTGACGGCACAAGTTTTATTTGAGGTTTGCCCGAATGTTCTTTATTGTATTGATCAATCACAGAATATTGAGCGCTCAGCGGAGAGATTGGAATAAGTTTTCCTGAATATTTTGCAAAACTGTCGATATCTTTAATTTTATCAGCGTCAGTTGTGCGAAAAGCGAGCCCGATGATGCTTGCGGCAATCGGTTCAGACGGAATTGCAAATTTTTTCTGACGTTCTTTTGTAAGCCACGCACCTTTTGTTCCCACCTGATATTTTCCCATCTCAATACCA from Treponema sp. Marseille-Q3903 includes these protein-coding regions:
- a CDS encoding transporter substrate-binding domain-containing protein, with amino-acid sequence MKKYFKSIVAFAFVGAFFIVPGFARGKADNPNSGVRIIQVAHTPTNVPYGYLDENGNSVGFEVDVLKAVDELLPQYEFKFNAVADDELLIGIEMGKYQVGTKGAWLTKERQKKFAIPSEPIAASIIGLAFRTTDADKIKDIDSFAKYSGKLIPISPLSAQYSVIDQYNKEHSGKPQIKLVPSDVFDIADSYLWVLEGRYDGYLVLKLSFEKNVLKEKGPYHKFADKLSYIPYKGIPTWPLFNKNETKLVADYDAAVKILQQNGTIDKLSQKYFGENVFDFVTK